From a single Vibrio chagasii genomic region:
- a CDS encoding cytochrome B6, whose protein sequence is MKTSYLAGISITVICVSIAILVYDGASSNSHSSFEHKDHHPADSSHSDSHASDTHKTRQLTTSNIKVFPIPNTTEIDHDLAKIGWVLFKDPNLSSNRSVSCETCHSLQTNGAEVIPVSIGVNGAGMRNSLTVFNAVFNYRFFWDGRVNNLSDQIDGPVHNVDEMDSNWALITDYVSKSPTYIDLFKSQEMVIDTASVKSALIEFMRGLTTPDSPFDRYLRGDTAALSAAEKRGWETFQEEGCIRCHQGTNIGGGMVMRFGYFGLSKTGSERSEDQGRFMFTQQPQDKHLFRVASLRNVAITAPYFHDGQTETLEEAIKIMGESQLGKTFEEQTINDIKVFLETLTGQRPQMLVEFENE, encoded by the coding sequence ATGAAGACATCCTATTTGGCTGGAATAAGCATAACTGTTATTTGTGTTTCGATCGCTATACTGGTTTATGATGGTGCATCTTCAAACTCTCATTCTTCCTTTGAACACAAAGACCATCACCCTGCTGATTCTTCTCACTCGGATTCGCACGCAAGCGACACGCATAAAACCCGTCAACTCACGACCTCTAATATCAAAGTATTTCCAATTCCTAACACCACTGAAATCGATCACGATCTGGCGAAAATTGGCTGGGTACTCTTCAAAGACCCAAATCTTTCCTCTAATCGCAGCGTCAGCTGCGAAACCTGCCACAGCCTTCAAACCAACGGTGCTGAGGTGATTCCTGTATCAATAGGGGTAAATGGTGCCGGAATGCGCAACTCTCTTACAGTCTTCAATGCAGTTTTCAATTACCGGTTCTTTTGGGATGGCAGGGTAAACAACCTTTCAGATCAGATAGACGGACCAGTACATAATGTGGACGAAATGGATTCGAACTGGGCACTCATAACCGATTATGTATCTAAGTCACCCACCTACATTGACCTATTTAAAAGCCAAGAAATGGTTATTGATACCGCCTCCGTCAAATCCGCACTCATTGAGTTTATGCGCGGTTTAACCACACCCGATTCCCCTTTTGACCGATATTTACGTGGCGACACTGCTGCACTTTCCGCTGCTGAAAAACGTGGTTGGGAAACATTTCAAGAAGAAGGATGTATTCGTTGCCACCAAGGCACCAATATTGGTGGAGGCATGGTGATGCGTTTTGGTTACTTCGGATTATCAAAAACAGGCTCTGAGCGAAGTGAAGACCAAGGTCGCTTTATGTTTACTCAGCAACCACAAGACAAGCATTTGTTTCGTGTCGCGAGCTTAAGAAACGTCGCGATTACGGCGCCTTATTTCCATGACGGCCAAACCGAAACCCTAGAAGAGGCGATAAAAATAATGGGTGAAAGTCAACTTGGTAAAACGTTTGAAGAACAAACAATCAATGACATCAAGGTGTTTCTTGAGACGCTAACTGGGCAACGTCCTCAAATGCTAGTGGAGTTTGAAAATGAATAA
- a CDS encoding DUF2057 family protein, which produces MKTLQSIALLSTIIAAPQVLADVKIEVPSSADALVEVLAVNEAKPDLEGGFFSSSKTITVPDGVNQIVFQYQLAFSQGNDREFVDSDAIIATFDATDTTVTFDMPKFRNANEARKGFQNLDWKLVDENQNTISVKQDKLTKDGMQIGRKYPQEAKEYNRTGGIAALTTGATAAAVVQPVTLPAKIDGNASNTAEEMLYFWYEKADAETKQKFKEFVNK; this is translated from the coding sequence ATGAAAACATTACAATCCATTGCGCTGCTTTCCACAATTATCGCAGCACCACAAGTGTTAGCTGATGTAAAAATTGAAGTTCCTTCTAGCGCAGATGCTCTAGTTGAAGTCTTAGCGGTTAATGAGGCTAAACCTGATCTTGAGGGTGGTTTTTTCTCTTCAAGCAAAACCATCACCGTGCCAGACGGTGTAAACCAAATCGTTTTCCAATATCAGCTCGCTTTTAGTCAAGGTAACGACCGTGAGTTTGTTGATAGTGACGCAATTATTGCTACTTTTGACGCGACAGACACAACAGTAACGTTCGACATGCCGAAGTTCCGCAACGCTAACGAAGCGAGAAAAGGCTTTCAGAACCTAGATTGGAAATTGGTTGATGAGAACCAAAATACAATCAGTGTTAAGCAAGACAAATTAACCAAAGATGGCATGCAGATTGGCCGTAAATACCCTCAAGAAGCGAAAGAATACAACCGTACAGGTGGTATTGCCGCATTAACGACAGGTGCTACAGCCGCTGCAGTTGTTCAACCAGTAACACTACCAGCAAAAATTGATGGCAACGCGTCTAACACGGCCGAAGAAATGCTGTACTTCTGGTATGAAAAAGCCGACGCTGAAACCAAGCAAAAATTCAAAGAGTTCGTGAACAAGTAA
- a CDS encoding ATP-binding protein, whose translation MNKIRLIFLLFISLFIGLVSFIMLTYFEHEKVAKYGESIRELGHEVLEMRDQITNSALTGISNPYQLSENLVTLEKELQELNLSYQGKNIHSTFFQSLQTRQLLEHFHNASMSNVDTLDNLVGLSVARQFILQSLTLLLTNTESASSDFAPKSQLSIQSEMLKSILFAGASIQAESNSELAKLSQTFTELNQQQSQLLSQVLSVHSMEYIEQIEHQLTDSQDELKGLTVKLIIALALLTFAFSLVLFIHRLFELKRNNLSYQEAADKAQKASEAKSLFLATMSHELRTPMNGVLGIAQIIKEDSQSADTRKQAQIIIDSGQHLVTILNDILDFSKVEQGKMELELSPFSVTDVVTHLDKTLTPLATDKGISFVIKDNIPTNIQLIGDSARTRQILFNLAGNAVKFTESGKVEVEFAIAPTTPPSVNIMVSDTGIGIAEDKVDHIFTAFEQAELSTTRKFGGTGLGLSIVKQLVELMGGTINVSSQLNVGTRFTICLPLEMHELEKQTTEQASTSINKTLNDFTVLLVEDNKINAMVIKKFCESINMTVENAYDGLQALDKLATNRYDLIIMDNHMPNMSGIEAIQKIRNELKLTTVIFACTADVFKEAHDEFLVSGANFVLTKPLQKNSLQNAINEFHHQFEINRHQSVHSRHSTETSNSNVTMLTRPPKNKLPLTEEEISRSPLLEGNKLEGNEKLKCLNNLVDELENEIDELIAIFSDDKPDDLSRTLKAVIAIASKHEMYEVLELAISAAQTTEQHIMPEAELLQQLINRLMVNSHQATRLIHKLNQQRKTG comes from the coding sequence ATGAATAAGATCAGGCTCATCTTTTTATTGTTCATCTCGCTTTTTATAGGCTTAGTGAGCTTCATTATGCTTACCTATTTTGAACATGAAAAAGTCGCAAAATATGGCGAATCAATTCGAGAGTTGGGCCATGAAGTCCTAGAGATGCGTGATCAGATAACGAACAGCGCCCTCACCGGAATTTCAAACCCTTATCAGCTATCAGAGAACTTGGTAACGCTAGAAAAGGAACTACAAGAACTCAACTTGAGCTATCAAGGAAAGAACATACATTCTACGTTTTTCCAAAGTCTACAAACTCGCCAGCTTTTAGAGCATTTCCACAACGCATCCATGTCTAATGTCGACACGCTAGACAACTTGGTGGGGTTAAGTGTTGCTCGTCAGTTTATCCTACAATCCCTTACCCTTTTACTCACCAACACAGAGTCTGCGAGCTCTGATTTTGCCCCCAAGTCGCAGCTGAGTATCCAGAGTGAAATGCTCAAGAGCATCCTATTCGCTGGAGCGTCTATCCAAGCTGAAAGCAATTCTGAATTAGCCAAGCTGTCTCAGACATTTACCGAATTAAATCAGCAGCAAAGCCAACTCTTATCCCAAGTACTCTCTGTGCATAGCATGGAGTATATTGAGCAAATAGAGCATCAGCTAACGGATAGCCAAGACGAGTTAAAGGGGCTAACCGTCAAGTTAATCATCGCACTTGCACTGCTTACGTTTGCGTTCTCATTGGTTTTGTTCATTCACCGCCTCTTTGAACTGAAACGTAACAACCTCTCTTATCAAGAAGCAGCAGATAAGGCACAAAAAGCGAGTGAGGCAAAATCATTGTTCCTAGCGACAATGAGTCACGAACTAAGAACCCCTATGAACGGCGTATTAGGTATTGCACAAATCATCAAAGAAGATTCTCAAAGCGCAGATACTCGGAAACAGGCACAAATCATCATCGACTCAGGGCAGCACCTTGTCACCATTCTGAATGACATTCTCGATTTTTCTAAAGTTGAGCAAGGCAAAATGGAGCTCGAACTGAGTCCGTTTTCTGTGACCGACGTTGTTACACACCTAGACAAAACGCTAACGCCGCTCGCCACCGATAAAGGAATATCTTTTGTTATTAAGGATAATATCCCAACCAATATTCAACTGATTGGCGACTCAGCACGAACGCGCCAAATCTTATTTAATCTAGCCGGAAATGCCGTCAAATTTACCGAGTCCGGTAAGGTCGAAGTCGAGTTCGCGATCGCCCCTACTACCCCACCATCGGTCAACATTATGGTCTCCGACACGGGCATAGGTATTGCTGAAGACAAGGTTGACCACATCTTCACAGCGTTCGAGCAAGCAGAACTATCTACAACGCGTAAGTTTGGCGGAACGGGTTTAGGGTTATCAATAGTCAAACAACTGGTTGAATTGATGGGGGGAACCATTAATGTCTCCAGCCAACTGAATGTCGGTACTCGGTTTACTATTTGCTTGCCATTAGAAATGCACGAACTTGAAAAACAAACCACTGAACAAGCGTCCACCAGCATTAATAAAACGCTCAATGACTTCACTGTGCTGCTCGTAGAAGACAATAAAATCAACGCCATGGTTATCAAGAAGTTCTGTGAATCTATAAACATGACTGTTGAGAATGCCTACGACGGGCTGCAGGCACTCGATAAATTGGCTACAAACCGATATGACTTAATCATTATGGATAATCACATGCCGAACATGAGTGGTATCGAGGCGATTCAAAAGATCCGCAATGAACTTAAGTTAACTACGGTTATTTTTGCTTGTACTGCGGATGTATTTAAAGAGGCTCATGACGAGTTTCTTGTGTCAGGGGCGAACTTTGTCCTTACGAAACCATTGCAAAAAAACAGCTTACAAAATGCCATTAATGAGTTTCATCATCAGTTTGAGATAAACAGACACCAATCTGTTCATTCTCGCCATTCAACCGAAACGAGTAATAGCAATGTCACCATGCTAACTCGTCCACCTAAGAACAAACTGCCTCTTACAGAAGAAGAAATATCTCGGAGCCCATTGCTCGAGGGCAATAAGCTAGAAGGTAATGAAAAGCTGAAGTGTTTAAACAACTTAGTTGATGAATTAGAAAATGAAATTGATGAGCTAATCGCCATCTTCTCGGATGATAAACCCGATGATTTATCGAGAACGTTAAAAGCCGTCATCGCCATTGCATCTAAGCACGAGATGTATGAGGTACTTGAGCTTGCTATATCTGCAGCGCAAACCACAGAGCAGCACATCATGCCTGAAGCCGAACTGCTGCAACAGCTCATCAATCGACTCATGGTAAACAGCCATCAAGCAACACGCTTAATACACAAACTCAACCAACAACGTAAAACGGGTTAA
- a CDS encoding MoxR family ATPase, with amino-acid sequence MNHAQQAINQLIEQTEKSVIGQSHVVRALVIGLLTNGHVLLEGLPGTAKTRSVKSLANLLNTSFGRIQFTPDLLPSDVTGTEVYQELDGKPQLHFQPGPIFNSIVLADEVNRAPAKVQAALLEAMAEGTITVGGQTHILPDLFMVLATQNPVEQEGTYPLPEAQMDRFIMKVTVDYPEDEAERDIIRLVRSEELGNETSSELVTPQHIEPELVLEARRQLPEIAVSDLVENYIVALVMATRKPERYPESNLSKWIEIGSSPRASIALDKCARAYAWLQGRDHVTLDDVRAMLPTVLGHRFSLSYDALADGVDHQRVVEELLDNVEIG; translated from the coding sequence ATGAACCATGCGCAACAAGCAATAAACCAACTGATTGAACAAACAGAAAAAAGTGTTATCGGACAGAGTCACGTCGTTCGGGCTCTGGTGATAGGGTTATTGACCAATGGGCATGTGCTTTTAGAAGGGCTTCCAGGCACAGCGAAAACGCGTTCAGTAAAGTCGCTTGCCAACTTATTAAATACCAGTTTTGGTCGAATTCAGTTCACACCAGACCTATTGCCATCAGATGTGACGGGTACAGAGGTGTATCAAGAGCTAGACGGGAAACCTCAACTGCACTTCCAACCGGGGCCTATCTTCAACAGTATTGTCCTAGCCGATGAAGTGAACCGTGCGCCAGCTAAAGTACAAGCGGCACTGCTTGAGGCGATGGCAGAGGGCACGATCACAGTAGGTGGTCAAACTCACATCCTTCCTGACCTATTCATGGTACTCGCTACTCAAAACCCCGTTGAGCAAGAAGGTACATACCCGCTACCTGAAGCGCAAATGGACCGTTTCATTATGAAAGTGACGGTCGACTATCCAGAAGATGAAGCAGAGCGCGACATCATTCGTTTGGTTCGCAGTGAAGAGCTAGGCAATGAGACCAGTTCCGAGCTAGTGACTCCGCAGCACATTGAACCTGAATTAGTGCTTGAGGCACGCCGCCAGCTTCCAGAAATCGCGGTATCTGATTTAGTTGAAAACTATATCGTGGCGTTAGTTATGGCGACTCGAAAGCCGGAACGTTACCCAGAATCTAACTTGTCCAAATGGATTGAAATTGGTTCGAGTCCACGTGCTTCTATCGCTCTAGATAAGTGTGCTCGCGCTTATGCTTGGCTACAAGGCCGTGACCATGTCACGTTAGATGATGTTCGTGCCATGCTGCCAACTGTGTTGGGGCACCGATTCTCACTGTCTTACGATGCGCTTGCTGACGGGGTCGACCATCAGAGAGTCGTTGAAGAGCTACTTGATAACGTAGAGATCGGATAA
- a CDS encoding arylsulfatase produces the protein MTAKYGVKRRLAILGTAMMAASTTTFAAEKPNILVIWGDDIGQSNVSAYTFGLMGYQTPNIDSIAKEGMMFTDYYAEQSCTAGRSTFITGQSVLRTGLSKVGLPGADIGLQAEDATIAELLKPMGYMTGQFGKNHLGDKDEFLPTAHGFDEFFGNLYHLNAEEEPENEDYPKDPEFRKKFGPRGVIKSFADGKIEDTGPLTRKRMETVDEETLDAALDFMDRAVKADKPFFVWWNATRMHFRTHVQPDSKGVTGISNYADGMVEHDRHVGQLLKQVDDLGIKDNTIVFYSTDNGPHMNSWPDAGTTPFRGEKNTNWEGAYRVPAMVRWPGKIEPGTISNEIMHHMDWMPTFLAAAGDDQIKEKLLKGHTAGDKTFKLHLDGYNFLPYLTGEEEKGRRHEIFYFTDDGDLAALRYNQWKAVFMEQRATGTMQIWAEPFVTLRLPKLFNLRMDPYENADITSNTYYDWLLDHAYMFVPAQAYVGKFLETFAEYPPRQKAASFSLDQVMEKLQESHNK, from the coding sequence ATGACAGCGAAATATGGCGTCAAGCGTCGATTAGCGATTTTGGGGACAGCGATGATGGCGGCTTCCACCACCACATTCGCCGCCGAAAAACCAAATATTCTCGTCATTTGGGGGGACGACATTGGTCAATCCAATGTTAGTGCTTACACCTTTGGCTTAATGGGTTATCAAACACCGAATATTGATAGCATCGCTAAAGAAGGCATGATGTTTACTGATTACTACGCAGAGCAGTCGTGTACCGCAGGTCGCTCTACGTTCATTACTGGTCAAAGTGTATTACGAACAGGCTTAAGTAAAGTAGGTTTACCCGGTGCGGATATTGGTCTTCAAGCAGAAGATGCTACGATCGCAGAACTGCTCAAACCTATGGGTTACATGACAGGCCAATTTGGTAAAAACCACTTGGGCGACAAAGACGAATTCCTTCCGACAGCACATGGGTTTGATGAATTTTTTGGCAACCTTTACCACCTAAATGCTGAGGAAGAACCAGAGAATGAAGATTATCCTAAAGACCCAGAGTTTCGTAAGAAGTTTGGGCCACGTGGCGTTATCAAGTCATTCGCTGACGGTAAGATTGAAGATACTGGTCCTTTAACGCGTAAGCGTATGGAGACGGTTGATGAAGAGACACTAGACGCGGCTCTCGACTTTATGGATCGCGCAGTGAAAGCCGACAAACCATTCTTTGTTTGGTGGAACGCCACGCGTATGCACTTTAGAACACACGTTCAGCCAGACAGTAAAGGTGTAACCGGCATCAGTAACTATGCCGATGGTATGGTTGAGCACGATAGACACGTTGGTCAGCTACTAAAACAAGTGGATGATTTAGGCATCAAAGACAATACCATTGTTTTCTACTCTACGGATAATGGTCCACACATGAACTCGTGGCCAGATGCAGGTACAACGCCATTCCGTGGTGAGAAAAACACCAACTGGGAAGGGGCATACCGTGTGCCAGCAATGGTTCGTTGGCCGGGTAAAATTGAACCTGGAACTATTTCTAACGAAATCATGCATCACATGGACTGGATGCCAACATTCCTTGCAGCAGCGGGTGATGATCAGATCAAAGAGAAGCTACTCAAAGGTCATACCGCGGGTGATAAAACCTTTAAGCTTCACCTAGATGGCTACAACTTCCTTCCTTACCTAACGGGTGAAGAAGAAAAAGGTCGTCGTCATGAGATCTTCTACTTTACGGATGATGGTGATTTAGCGGCGCTTCGTTATAACCAATGGAAAGCGGTATTCATGGAGCAACGAGCTACGGGTACTATGCAAATATGGGCTGAACCGTTTGTGACCTTGCGTCTTCCTAAGTTGTTCAACCTTAGAATGGACCCATACGAAAATGCTGATATCACCTCGAACACATACTACGACTGGCTGCTTGACCACGCGTATATGTTCGTTCCAGCACAAGCGTATGTTGGCAAGTTCCTAGAAACATTCGCTGAATATCCACCACGTCAAAAAGCGGCGAGCTTTAGTTTGGATCAGGTTATGGAGAAACTTCAGGAGTCCCATAACAAGTAA
- a CDS encoding tetratricopeptide repeat protein — MSALLCSLVNGLKHQRVAVLSAIITILNFNVYASEQASPISDKATKTVSKSTENGSLATYIGSEACIDCHSAEVEAWQGSHHDMAMKHATDDSVIGNFDNQTITHQGKPNRFFRKGGEFWVNIEGPDGQFKDYKISYTFAFEPLQQYMVEFEDGRVQLIPFAWDSRTKSEGGQRWFHLYPDTTNTDEFYWTNSGQNWNFMCADCHSTNLEKNYDMASNTYSTTWSEINVGCEACHGPASEHVEQAKQAAHSPKANSGKSAQLTAHYGFDRDLSKSVKEWVYQEGNSTLQPKDIIHTNQVQTCAQCHSRRTQLNETADHVKGSFFDKYRLSLISPELYHHDGQIYDEDYVYGSFLQSAMAEKGVTCTNCHDPHTAELKIAEEAVCSQCHIASEYTPEKHTFHEANTEASKCTTCHMPETTYMEVDPRRGHSWHVPRPDISQHIKTPNVCTSCHEDKTDQWADKQIGQWFPDSKYRNQQHFAVAFYADSIGHRGAEDALAYSAQDSSLSNIIRASSLERLSGNTGKNTLISLARAVKHDDEMIRLGVVQGSSGFPFTDRWQILEPLLTDPVLSIRSETAGALVRYWGEMNPLQKDQIKPALEEYIEIQRFNGDRGFGRTNLGNVYRDLGKQEQAIEYYLGAIEIEPYFENSYANLADLYRALGDEPKALATLKQGIQAQPKSSVLPYSTGLSLLRIKDYDQATRYLKQAAETAQTDPQYWYVYGLALEKSDVLAASQSLYKAYQFSRNPQHLYAQCEVLARNSHIPGVPKAFEQCISSLSKLAPPEAINQLKARLK; from the coding sequence ATGTCTGCATTGTTGTGCTCACTAGTGAACGGATTGAAACACCAGCGAGTTGCAGTATTATCCGCGATTATCACGATATTGAACTTCAATGTTTACGCGAGTGAACAAGCGTCGCCTATCAGTGATAAAGCTACTAAAACCGTGTCTAAATCTACAGAAAACGGCTCGTTAGCCACGTACATAGGCTCAGAGGCTTGTATTGATTGCCACAGCGCAGAAGTAGAAGCTTGGCAGGGCTCTCATCATGACATGGCGATGAAGCACGCCACAGATGATTCCGTTATAGGTAATTTTGATAACCAAACCATCACGCATCAAGGCAAGCCAAATCGTTTTTTTCGCAAAGGTGGTGAGTTCTGGGTCAACATTGAAGGGCCAGATGGACAATTCAAAGATTACAAAATCAGTTATACCTTTGCCTTTGAACCACTTCAGCAATATATGGTTGAGTTTGAAGACGGCCGTGTTCAGCTGATTCCTTTTGCTTGGGACTCTCGCACCAAGAGTGAGGGAGGACAACGCTGGTTTCACCTCTACCCAGATACAACCAACACCGATGAATTTTATTGGACCAATAGCGGCCAAAATTGGAACTTCATGTGTGCTGATTGCCATTCAACAAACCTAGAAAAGAACTATGACATGGCAAGCAACACCTACAGTACAACTTGGTCTGAAATCAATGTAGGTTGTGAGGCGTGTCATGGCCCTGCAAGTGAGCACGTTGAACAAGCAAAGCAAGCTGCTCATTCTCCTAAAGCCAACAGTGGTAAAAGCGCTCAACTCACGGCGCATTATGGTTTTGACCGTGATTTGTCTAAGTCAGTCAAAGAGTGGGTTTACCAAGAGGGTAATTCAACCCTTCAACCGAAAGACATCATTCATACCAACCAAGTCCAGACCTGTGCTCAGTGCCATAGCCGACGTACACAACTGAATGAGACTGCTGATCATGTGAAGGGATCGTTCTTCGATAAATATCGTCTTAGCCTAATTAGCCCGGAACTCTATCATCACGATGGTCAAATCTATGATGAAGACTACGTTTACGGTTCATTCTTGCAGTCAGCGATGGCTGAGAAAGGTGTCACTTGCACTAACTGTCACGATCCTCATACCGCAGAGCTGAAAATTGCGGAAGAAGCTGTATGTAGCCAGTGCCATATTGCATCCGAATACACACCAGAAAAACACACCTTCCATGAGGCAAACACAGAAGCTTCAAAATGTACCACTTGCCACATGCCTGAGACGACGTATATGGAGGTCGATCCGAGACGTGGCCATAGCTGGCATGTGCCACGTCCAGATATTAGCCAACATATTAAAACGCCGAACGTGTGTACCAGTTGCCATGAAGACAAAACCGATCAATGGGCCGATAAGCAAATTGGTCAATGGTTCCCTGATTCTAAATATCGAAACCAACAGCATTTCGCTGTGGCTTTTTACGCGGACTCAATAGGGCATAGAGGCGCGGAAGATGCACTGGCGTATTCGGCTCAGGATTCTAGCTTAAGTAATATTATTCGAGCATCAAGCTTGGAGCGCTTGTCTGGTAACACGGGTAAGAACACTCTTATTTCATTAGCAAGGGCAGTAAAACACGACGATGAGATGATCCGTCTAGGTGTTGTACAAGGTTCATCTGGTTTCCCGTTTACCGACCGCTGGCAGATTCTAGAACCACTGCTTACTGATCCAGTATTGTCTATTCGTTCAGAAACAGCTGGCGCGCTAGTTCGTTATTGGGGAGAAATGAATCCGCTGCAGAAAGATCAAATCAAGCCTGCATTGGAAGAGTACATTGAGATACAGCGCTTTAATGGTGACAGAGGTTTTGGAAGAACCAATCTGGGTAATGTTTACCGAGATTTAGGGAAGCAAGAACAAGCTATTGAGTACTACTTAGGCGCTATAGAAATTGAGCCATATTTCGAGAACAGTTACGCCAACTTGGCTGATCTGTATCGGGCTTTGGGCGATGAACCTAAAGCACTAGCAACCTTGAAGCAAGGCATCCAAGCTCAGCCAAAATCGAGTGTATTGCCATACAGTACGGGGCTGTCACTGCTGCGAATAAAAGACTACGACCAAGCGACACGTTATCTAAAACAAGCGGCAGAAACGGCACAAACCGACCCGCAATATTGGTACGTGTATGGCTTAGCATTGGAAAAATCCGATGTACTTGCGGCGAGCCAGTCATTATACAAGGCTTATCAATTTAGCCGAAACCCTCAACATTTGTATGCACAGTGTGAAGTGTTGGCGCGAAACAGCCATATACCGGGTGTGCCGAAAGCATTTGAACAGTGTATTTCATCATTGAGTAAATTGGCACCACCGGAGGCAATTAACCAGTTGAAGGCTAGGCTCAAATAA
- a CDS encoding arylsulfatase, protein MGTKINKLALGVGLLAASSAATAAEKPNILAIWGDDIGVFNISAYNNGMMGYETPNIDRIANEGALFTDHYGQQSCTAGRAAFLTGQEPFRTGLLTIGMPGSDHGIPDWAPTIADLLKEQGYMTAQFGKNHMGDQDKHLPTNHGFDEFFGNLYHLNAEEEPETYYYPKDPEFRKNFGPRGVIKSTADGKIEDTGPMTRKRMEHADEEFLEESLAFMEKAVKADKPFFIWHNTTRMHVWTRLQEKYQGKSGISIYADGMLEHDDQVGILLDKLDELKIADNTIVIYSTDNGAETVSWPDGGATYFHGEKGTTYEGGMRVPQLVRWPGVIKPGSKINDIMAHQDWIPTLLAAAGDDKVVEKLASDKGATYNGKNWRVHLDGYNFLPYFEGKEEKGPRDSLLYFSANAELNAVRWNDFKISFAVMDGNITDAVRFQPNWPQVVHLRADPFEKAPHESGMYLRWMADNMWLFVPVGGKVQEFMQTLPDYPMQNSQVLNPGNFNQNAYMLQGKLKQLEAAAAQAK, encoded by the coding sequence ATGGGTACTAAAATTAATAAACTAGCATTAGGTGTTGGCTTATTAGCAGCTTCTTCAGCAGCGACAGCAGCAGAAAAACCAAATATTCTTGCTATCTGGGGTGATGACATTGGTGTATTCAACATCAGTGCATATAACAACGGTATGATGGGTTACGAAACACCTAACATCGACCGTATTGCTAACGAAGGCGCACTATTTACTGACCACTACGGTCAACAATCGTGTACAGCTGGTCGTGCTGCATTCCTAACAGGTCAAGAACCTTTCCGTACAGGCCTACTTACCATTGGTATGCCAGGTTCTGATCACGGTATCCCAGACTGGGCTCCAACTATCGCTGACCTTCTTAAAGAACAGGGCTACATGACAGCTCAGTTCGGTAAGAACCACATGGGTGACCAAGACAAACACCTTCCTACGAACCACGGTTTTGATGAGTTCTTCGGTAACCTTTACCACCTGAATGCAGAAGAAGAGCCAGAGACATACTACTACCCTAAAGATCCTGAGTTCCGTAAGAACTTCGGTCCACGTGGTGTAATCAAGTCTACTGCTGACGGTAAGATCGAAGATACAGGCCCTATGACGCGTAAGCGTATGGAGCACGCGGATGAAGAGTTCCTAGAAGAATCTCTAGCGTTTATGGAAAAAGCAGTGAAAGCTGACAAACCATTCTTTATCTGGCACAACACAACACGTATGCACGTGTGGACTCGTCTACAAGAAAAATACCAAGGTAAATCTGGTATCAGCATCTACGCTGACGGCATGCTAGAGCACGATGACCAAGTTGGTATCCTTCTAGACAAGCTTGATGAGCTGAAGATCGCAGACAACACTATCGTAATTTACTCTACCGATAACGGTGCAGAGACAGTATCTTGGCCTGACGGCGGTGCGACTTACTTCCACGGTGAGAAAGGTACAACTTACGAAGGTGGTATGCGTGTTCCTCAGCTAGTTCGCTGGCCTGGCGTAATCAAACCGGGTAGCAAGATCAACGACATCATGGCGCACCAAGACTGGATCCCTACTCTACTAGCAGCAGCTGGTGATGACAAAGTGGTTGAGAAGCTAGCGTCTGACAAAGGTGCTACTTACAACGGTAAAAACTGGCGCGTACACCTAGACGGTTACAACTTCCTACCTTATTTCGAAGGTAAAGAAGAGAAAGGTCCTCGTGACAGCCTACTTTACTTCTCAGCGAACGCAGAGCTAAACGCGGTACGTTGGAATGACTTCAAGATCTCATTCGCAGTTATGGACGGTAACATCACAGATGCTGTGCGTTTCCAACCAAACTGGCCACAAGTAGTACACCTACGTGCTGACCCATTCGAAAAAGCACCACACGAGTCTGGCATGTACCTACGCTGGATGGCAGACAACATGTGGTTATTCGTACCAGTTGGCGGCAAAGTACAAGAGTTCATGCAAACGCTACCTGACTACCCAATGCAGAACAGCCAAGTATTGAACCCAGGCAACTTCAACCAAAACGCTTACATGCTGCAAGGCAAACTTAAGCAACTTGAAGCGGCAGCTGCTCAGGCTAAATAA